Proteins encoded together in one Polaribacter reichenbachii window:
- a CDS encoding SusC/RagA family TonB-linked outer membrane protein produces MLFTALLLLSFGFLQAQDVTVKGSVSADGETLPGASVVIKGSKNGLSTDMDGAYSIKAKIGDILVFSYLGYKNKEILVSGATTVNVVLKAESSVLDEIVVVGYGTQKKKEVTGAVVNVSSSEITRSPVADLGAAIQGKVAGVNIQAASGRPGEASNVQIRGLGSVSSGALGPLYVVDGIAYEGNPNIAPEQIETIDILKDGASASVYGTRASNGVILITTKKGKVGKMKVDLNMYTGIQNITSGTPLMNTVEQLYHLEATTELLGDEPLTFFFNADALDFDTDFVSDVQNDNATIQNLGLNISGGVKNLTLNFSTSYFKQDGVLINSGFDRLANRLTGQFTKGKFKAFATFGFTIENRTQEPFALYEYSIGQAPWARPINDIPSVGQNSVQLDVDNEIFYGYLARQLDNIDERETKSNNIALNMQYEILEGLTYKVNLGRNEWNYFRKFYRPQYLAFGRTGVYNATASTPNALLNEDYIFSNRETLENIVNFSKSFGKHKVNLLGVLSYERFKRRNLGIGVIFADDASNDLQTLGAGAEGINPTSYNQTTTLSGKLARIQYNYDEKYLLSASYRRDGSSKFSENNRYGDFFGFSAGWNVHEENWFNVPAISSFKLRGSWAEVGNQNIAPYQFTPIIESGVNYPYGLNENISFGQIQRRYVDPNIKWETTISKNIGIDLSMLRNKLNITADLYQNDKKDMLLQERLPPSAGVYQPRATGVYDVKVINAGDMTNKGIEFAINYKDRIGSDLKYSISGTFTKNKNKVTDLAGIERGYANGRPTVSLGTNVEYTTFLAEGYEAGAFFLYQNDGVIKNQDELDAYKQLDLSNVSAPQLGDMRYKDANGDGKIDDNDRVYSGSGQAEFEAGLGLNLDYKGFDFFVQGFYSYGAEIYNGARYYAYQAGRHKELLSMWTPQNPTSDIPTSRRNGFHSNVRAASDYFIEDGTYLRIRTLTLGYTVPNLDKVGIDKARVYVTSNNPFTFTKYTGYDPEVGGDGIFTRGVDRGNYPVTRQIMLGVQLSF; encoded by the coding sequence ATGCTGTTCACAGCATTACTTCTACTTAGTTTCGGTTTTTTACAGGCACAAGATGTTACTGTAAAAGGATCTGTTAGTGCAGATGGAGAAACTCTACCCGGAGCTAGTGTAGTTATTAAAGGATCCAAAAATGGATTAAGTACAGATATGGATGGCGCCTATAGCATAAAAGCTAAGATTGGAGACATCCTTGTATTTAGTTATTTAGGCTACAAAAACAAAGAAATCCTTGTTTCTGGAGCCACAACAGTTAATGTTGTTTTAAAAGCAGAATCATCTGTTTTAGATGAAATTGTGGTAGTAGGTTATGGTACCCAAAAGAAAAAAGAAGTTACTGGTGCCGTTGTTAATGTGTCTTCAAGCGAAATTACACGTTCTCCTGTAGCAGATTTAGGAGCAGCCATACAAGGTAAAGTGGCGGGTGTAAACATTCAGGCAGCAAGTGGTAGACCTGGTGAAGCTTCTAACGTACAAATTAGAGGTTTAGGATCTGTAAGTTCTGGTGCTTTAGGCCCTTTATACGTTGTAGATGGTATTGCTTACGAAGGCAACCCAAACATTGCTCCAGAACAAATTGAAACCATAGATATTTTAAAAGACGGTGCTTCTGCCTCTGTTTATGGTACAAGAGCTTCTAATGGTGTTATTTTAATTACCACAAAAAAGGGTAAAGTTGGTAAAATGAAAGTAGATTTAAATATGTACACAGGTATTCAAAACATTACTTCTGGTACTCCTTTAATGAATACTGTAGAACAATTGTATCATTTAGAAGCAACTACAGAATTATTAGGTGATGAGCCTTTAACGTTTTTCTTTAATGCTGATGCTTTAGATTTTGATACTGATTTTGTAAGCGATGTTCAAAATGATAATGCAACCATTCAAAATTTAGGATTAAACATATCTGGTGGTGTTAAAAACTTAACTTTAAACTTTAGTACATCTTATTTTAAACAAGATGGAGTTTTAATTAATTCTGGTTTTGATCGATTAGCAAACAGACTTACAGGTCAGTTTACAAAAGGAAAATTTAAAGCTTTTGCAACTTTTGGATTTACAATTGAAAATAGAACGCAAGAGCCTTTTGCACTTTACGAATACAGTATTGGGCAAGCTCCTTGGGCAAGACCTATAAACGATATCCCTTCTGTAGGGCAGAACAGTGTACAATTAGATGTAGATAACGAAATTTTTTATGGGTATTTAGCACGTCAATTAGACAATATAGATGAGAGAGAAACAAAATCTAATAACATTGCTCTTAATATGCAATATGAGATTCTAGAAGGACTAACTTATAAAGTAAATTTAGGTAGAAATGAATGGAATTATTTCAGAAAATTTTACAGACCTCAATATTTAGCTTTTGGTAGAACAGGTGTTTACAACGCAACTGCATCTACACCAAATGCATTATTAAACGAAGATTACATCTTTTCTAACAGAGAAACTTTAGAAAACATAGTTAATTTTTCTAAGAGTTTTGGTAAACATAAAGTAAACCTTTTAGGTGTATTATCTTACGAAAGATTTAAACGAAGAAATTTAGGTATAGGAGTTATTTTTGCAGATGATGCCAGTAACGATCTCCAAACTTTAGGAGCTGGTGCAGAAGGCATAAACCCAACAAGTTACAATCAAACCACAACTTTAAGTGGTAAATTGGCTAGAATTCAATACAATTACGACGAAAAATATCTTTTATCTGCAAGTTACAGAAGAGATGGTTCTTCAAAATTTTCAGAAAATAACAGATATGGAGATTTCTTTGGTTTTTCTGCTGGTTGGAATGTTCATGAAGAAAACTGGTTTAATGTACCTGCAATAAGTAGTTTTAAATTAAGAGGAAGTTGGGCAGAAGTTGGTAATCAAAATATTGCTCCTTATCAATTTACACCAATAATAGAATCTGGTGTAAACTATCCTTATGGTCTAAATGAAAACATTTCTTTTGGTCAAATTCAAAGACGATATGTAGATCCTAATATTAAATGGGAAACTACAATTTCTAAAAACATTGGTATTGATTTATCTATGTTAAGAAACAAATTAAATATTACTGCAGACCTTTATCAAAATGATAAAAAAGACATGCTACTTCAAGAGCGTTTACCACCTTCTGCAGGGGTTTATCAACCTAGAGCAACAGGAGTTTATGATGTAAAAGTCATAAATGCTGGTGATATGACCAACAAAGGAATTGAATTTGCAATTAACTATAAAGACAGAATTGGTAGCGATTTAAAATACAGCATTTCTGGTACTTTTACTAAAAACAAAAATAAAGTTACAGATTTAGCAGGTATAGAACGTGGTTACGCAAATGGTAGACCAACAGTTTCTTTAGGTACAAATGTAGAATACACAACTTTTTTAGCAGAAGGCTATGAAGCTGGAGCTTTTTTCCTTTATCAAAATGATGGTGTTATAAAAAACCAAGACGAATTAGATGCTTACAAACAATTAGACCTTAGCAACGTAAGTGCACCACAATTAGGAGACATGCGTTATAAAGATGCAAATGGAGATGGTAAAATTGATGATAATGATAGAGTATATTCTGGTTCTGGTCAAGCAGAATTTGAAGCTGGTTTAGGTTTAAACCTAGATTACAAAGGATTCGATTTTTTTGTACAAGGTTTCTATTCTTATGGAGCAGAAATTTATAATGGAGCAAGATATTATGCTTATCAAGCAGGTAGACATAAAGAGTTATTAAGTATGTGGACACCTCAAAACCCAACCTCAGATATACCAACATCTAGAAGAAACGGATTTCATTCTAATGTAAGAGCGGCCTCAGACTACTTTATAGAAGATGGTACTTATTTAAGAATTAGAACATTAACTTTAGGATATACTGTACCAAACTTAGATAAAGTAGGTATTGATAAAGCTAGAGTTTACGTAACATCTAACAACCCTTTTACATTTACTAAATATACTGGTTATGATCCAGAAGTTGGTGGTGATGGTATTTTTACTAGAGGTGTAGATAGAGGTAATTATCCTGTTACTCGTCAAATTATGTTAGGTGTTCAATTAAGCTTTTAA